The following are encoded together in the Zingiber officinale cultivar Zhangliang chromosome 8A, Zo_v1.1, whole genome shotgun sequence genome:
- the LOC122012705 gene encoding uncharacterized protein LOC122012705 isoform X1 — MELHKLADMLLRIQLSHGLMNYFAWLLQVTFQISLYFHIQVNVPFTMSTEIYFSNITRRVRYVYRFVSPLWNSMIFFLLIERRLHLSMSLACGCCNWLQGKKA; from the exons ATGGAATTGCACAAGCTAGCAGATATGCTACTGAGGATTCAATTAAGTCATGGCTTAATGAATTACTTTGCTTGGTTGTTGCAAGTTACATTCCAAATATCACTAT ACTTCCACATCCAAGTGAATGTGCCCTTTACTATGTCAACCGAGATATACTTTTCTAATATCACAAGGAGAGTGAGATATGTTTATAG GTTTGTCTCTCCATTGTGGAATTCAATGATATTTTTTCTCCTCATAGAGAGAAGACTACACTTGAGCATGAGCCTAGCTT GTGGTTGCTGCAATTGGCTTCAAGGCAAGAAGGCCTGA
- the LOC122012705 gene encoding uncharacterized protein LOC122012705 isoform X2, giving the protein MELHKLADMLLRIQLSHGLMNYFAWLLQVTFQISLYFHIQVNVPFTMSTEIYFSNITRRVRYVYRFVSPLWNSMIFFLLIERRLHLSMSLAYWQTAEGGR; this is encoded by the exons ATGGAATTGCACAAGCTAGCAGATATGCTACTGAGGATTCAATTAAGTCATGGCTTAATGAATTACTTTGCTTGGTTGTTGCAAGTTACATTCCAAATATCACTAT ACTTCCACATCCAAGTGAATGTGCCCTTTACTATGTCAACCGAGATATACTTTTCTAATATCACAAGGAGAGTGAGATATGTTTATAG GTTTGTCTCTCCATTGTGGAATTCAATGATATTTTTTCTCCTCATAGAGAGAAGACTACACTTGAGCATGAGCCTAGCTT ACTGGCAAACTGCTGAAGGAGGCAGATAA